A genomic window from Klebsiella quasipneumoniae subsp. quasipneumoniae includes:
- the apt gene encoding adenine phosphoribosyltransferase yields MTATAQQLEYLKNSIQSIEDYPKPGILFRDVTSLLEDPKAYALSIELLTERYKDAGITKVVGTEARGFLFGAPVALALGVGFVPVRKPRKLPRETIAESYELEYGTDQLEIHVDAIKPGDKVLVVDDLLATGGTIDATVKLIRRLGGEVQDAAFIINLFDLGGEQRLEKLGVHCYSLVPFPGH; encoded by the coding sequence ATGACCGCAACTGCACAGCAGCTTGAATATCTGAAGAACAGCATCCAGAGTATCGAGGATTATCCAAAACCTGGCATTCTTTTCCGCGATGTCACCAGTTTACTGGAAGACCCGAAAGCTTACGCGCTCAGCATTGAATTGCTGACCGAGCGCTACAAAGACGCGGGAATTACCAAAGTGGTAGGGACTGAGGCGCGTGGCTTCCTTTTCGGCGCACCGGTTGCGCTGGCGCTGGGCGTGGGCTTTGTTCCGGTACGCAAGCCGCGTAAGTTGCCGCGTGAAACCATCGCTGAGAGCTATGAGCTGGAGTACGGCACCGATCAGCTGGAGATCCACGTTGACGCCATCAAACCGGGCGACAAAGTGCTGGTGGTGGACGATCTGCTGGCGACCGGCGGAACCATCGACGCGACGGTCAAACTGATCCGCCGTCTCGGCGGCGAAGTACAGGATGCCGCTTTCATTATCAATCTCTTCGATCTGGGCGGCGAACAGCGCCTGGAGAAGCTGGGGGTCCACTGCTACAGTCTGGTGCCGTTCCCGGGCCACTAA
- a CDS encoding DUF454 family protein: MPPVILTIIGWLAVALGTLGVFLPLLPTTPFILLAAWCFARSSPRFHQWLLYRSWFGGYLRHWQQYRAMPRGAKPRAIAMIVATFAISLWLVKLTWVRIMLLVILACLLIFMWRIPVVDAKQQKH, encoded by the coding sequence ATGCCACCTGTTATTTTAACCATTATCGGCTGGCTGGCGGTAGCGCTGGGTACGCTGGGCGTTTTCTTACCGTTGCTGCCGACGACGCCGTTTATTCTGCTCGCCGCTTGGTGCTTTGCCCGCTCATCGCCGCGCTTTCACCAGTGGCTGCTGTATCGCTCATGGTTCGGCGGCTATCTTCGCCACTGGCAGCAGTACCGCGCCATGCCCCGCGGCGCCAAACCGCGCGCCATTGCCATGATCGTGGCGACTTTTGCTATTTCACTGTGGCTGGTTAAGCTTACGTGGGTGCGCATCATGCTGTTGGTCATTCTGGCCTGTCTGCTGATCTTTATGTGGCGCATTCCGGTGGTTGACGCAAAGCAACAAAAGCACTGA
- the priC gene encoding primosomal replication protein N'' produces the protein MKTAQLLQTLDNQLSELAALVAPLAEHATLSPRFDRQLFHTRSTLMQAYLAEAQHNFSQLRQAVERQQLPQVAWIAERLAAQIAALRRETATWSLRSWDHASPTLSRWQRRRLQHQEYERRLLAMRDQRQRQLTQATSLDEQQRLASEVEVYSGRLARCRQALDKIENVLTRLTR, from the coding sequence GTGAAAACAGCTCAACTTTTACAAACGCTGGACAATCAGCTCAGCGAGCTGGCCGCGCTGGTGGCGCCGCTGGCGGAGCACGCGACCCTCAGCCCGCGCTTTGACCGCCAGCTCTTTCACACCCGCAGCACGCTGATGCAGGCCTATCTGGCGGAAGCCCAACACAACTTCAGCCAGCTCCGCCAGGCCGTCGAGCGCCAGCAGTTGCCGCAGGTAGCCTGGATCGCCGAGCGGCTGGCGGCGCAAATCGCCGCGCTGCGTCGCGAAACCGCCACCTGGTCGCTGCGCAGTTGGGACCATGCCTCGCCAACGCTGAGCCGCTGGCAGCGCCGTCGCCTGCAGCATCAGGAGTATGAGCGCCGCCTGCTGGCGATGCGCGACCAACGCCAGCGCCAGCTGACGCAGGCTACCAGCCTTGACGAGCAGCAGCGGCTGGCCAGCGAAGTCGAGGTCTACAGCGGACGGCTGGCGCGCTGTCGACAGGCGCTGGACAAGATTGAAAACGTACTGACGCGGCTGACGCGCTAA
- the rsmS gene encoding pleiotropic regulatory protein RsmS, producing MSLEKAPDEVKLAVDLIMLLESHQIPAQTVLDALEIVRRDYANKLKNAESASQTPQK from the coding sequence ATGTCGCTGGAAAAAGCCCCCGATGAGGTCAAACTGGCCGTCGATTTAATCATGTTGCTGGAGTCGCATCAGATCCCGGCGCAAACGGTGCTGGACGCGCTGGAAATTGTCAGGCGGGATTATGCAAACAAGTTAAAAAACGCGGAAAGCGCCTCGCAAACGCCGCAGAAGTAA
- a CDS encoding Rpn family recombination-promoting nuclease/putative transposase, producing the protein MEKVSQTPHDAVFRQMLMHQAVAKDFLQLYLPAPFLAICELDSLQLVSGSFVEEDLRASYSDILYSLRTRHGPGYVYALIEHQSTPDKLMAFRLLRYALAAMQRHLDAGHDTLPLVVPILFYHGKVSPWPWPRNWQQLFAEPALAKALYSGDFPLVDLTVMPDNQIVRHRRMAMLELLQKHIRHRDLAELQVPLIALMTQGYLTEAQLNTLLRYMLQAGTTEHPGALIRALAAQSPRHKELMMTIAEWLEEKGRKQGQQEGEQEGREAATRSIAARMLARGLERQIVRELTGLSDEELAALTP; encoded by the coding sequence ATGGAAAAGGTCAGTCAAACCCCGCACGATGCGGTTTTTCGCCAGATGCTGATGCATCAGGCGGTGGCGAAGGATTTCCTGCAGCTGTATCTGCCCGCGCCGTTTCTGGCAATTTGCGAGCTGGATTCACTGCAGCTGGTCTCCGGTAGCTTTGTTGAAGAGGACCTGCGCGCCAGCTATTCCGATATCCTTTACTCACTGCGCACCCGCCACGGACCGGGCTATGTTTACGCGCTGATTGAGCACCAGAGTACCCCGGACAAGCTGATGGCGTTTCGCCTGCTGCGCTACGCGCTGGCCGCCATGCAGCGTCATCTGGACGCTGGCCACGACACGCTGCCGCTGGTGGTGCCAATTCTGTTTTATCACGGCAAGGTCAGCCCCTGGCCCTGGCCCCGCAACTGGCAACAGCTATTCGCCGAACCGGCGCTGGCGAAGGCGCTCTATAGCGGTGATTTTCCGCTGGTGGACCTCACCGTTATGCCAGATAATCAGATCGTCCGTCATCGGCGTATGGCCATGCTGGAGCTGTTGCAAAAGCATATCCGCCATCGCGATCTGGCCGAGCTGCAGGTGCCGCTGATTGCGCTGATGACGCAAGGCTATCTGACAGAGGCGCAGTTAAATACGCTGCTGCGCTATATGTTGCAGGCGGGTACCACGGAACATCCGGGGGCGCTGATCCGCGCGCTGGCGGCGCAGTCGCCCAGACATAAGGAGCTGATGATGACCATTGCCGAATGGCTGGAAGAGAAAGGCCGTAAACAGGGGCAGCAGGAGGGCGAGCAGGAAGGTCGAGAAGCCGCCACTCGCAGCATCGCCGCCAGAATGCTGGCGCGCGGCCTCGAACGTCAAATCGTGCGGGAACTCACCGGGCTTAGCGACGAAGAGCTCGCCGCGCTGACGCCCTGA
- the mscK gene encoding mechanosensitive channel MscK produces MLHTISRQRATFIFIIILLCFIGLFSPVQGRAADLPDRAEVQSQLNTLNKQKELTPQDKLVQQDLTQTLETLDKIDRIKSETTQLRQQVEQAPAKLRQAVDSLNNLSDVPNDDATRKTLSTLSLRQLESRVTQTLDDLQNAQNDLATYNSQLVSLQTQPERVQNAMYKASQQLQQIRNRLNGTSVGDETLRPTQQVLLQAQQALLNAQIEQQRKSLEGNTVLQDTLQKQRDYVTAWSNRLEHQLQLLQEAVNSKRLTLTEKTAQEAVTPDETARIQANPLVKQELDINHQLSEKLIQATENGNQLVQRNIQVKNWLDRALQSERDIKEQISVLKGSLLLSRILYQQQQTLPSADELQDMTNRIADLRLEQFEVNQKRDALFQSDAYVAKLEEGHSAEVNDEVHAALLEVIDMRRELLDQFNKQLGNQLMMAINLQINQQQLMSVSSSLKEILTQQIFWVNSNKPMDWEWIKAFPEALKGQFKAMKITVNWEKAWPAVFVAFLAGLPLLLIAGLIRWRLQWLKDYQAKLASQVGQLRNDTQLHTPKAILIDLIRALPVVLVILAIGLILLTMQLNISALLWAYSKKLAMFWLVFGLCWKVLEKNGVAVSHFNMPAQLTSHWRRQIVRVSLALLPLNFWSVISELSPLNLMDDVLGQLVIFFNLLLIAVLVWPMCRESWRDKESHSLRLLTITVLSIVPVALMVLTATGYFYTTLRLAGRWIETVYLVMIWNLLYQTVLRGLSVAARRIAWRRALARRQHLVKEGAEGAEPQEEPTIALEQVNQQTLRITMLVMIALFAVMFWAIWSDLITVFAYLDSITLWHYNGTEAGASVVRSVTMGSLLFAIVASMVAWALIRNLPGLLEVLVLSRLNMRQGTSYAITTILNYAIIAIGAMTVFGSLGVSWDKLQWLAAALSVGLGFGLQEIFGNFVSGLIILFERPVRIGDTVTIGTFSGTVSKIRIRATTITDFDRKEVIIPNKAFVTERLINWSLSDTVTRVVIRLGVAYGSDLDKVKEVLLKVAHDHPKVMQEPAPAVFFTTFGASTLDHELRLYVRELRDRSYTVDELNRAIDRLCRENDINIAFNQLEVHLRNEKGDEVTEVKRDGKGDDLAPSVAS; encoded by the coding sequence ATGCTGCACACGATCTCCAGGCAACGCGCCACGTTCATCTTTATCATTATACTGCTCTGTTTTATTGGCCTTTTCAGTCCAGTTCAGGGCCGCGCCGCGGACCTCCCTGACCGGGCGGAGGTGCAGAGTCAGCTCAATACATTAAACAAGCAAAAAGAACTGACTCCGCAGGATAAACTGGTCCAGCAGGATTTGACCCAGACCCTGGAAACGCTGGATAAAATCGATCGCATCAAGAGCGAGACGACGCAGCTCCGCCAGCAGGTCGAGCAAGCCCCGGCGAAGCTGCGCCAGGCGGTGGACAGCCTTAACAATCTGAGCGATGTCCCGAACGACGATGCGACGCGCAAAACGCTGAGCACGCTCTCCCTGCGTCAGCTGGAATCACGCGTCACCCAAACGCTGGACGATCTGCAGAATGCGCAAAACGATCTGGCGACCTACAACAGCCAGTTGGTTTCCCTGCAAACGCAGCCGGAACGCGTGCAAAATGCGATGTACAAAGCCTCCCAGCAGCTGCAGCAGATCCGCAATCGTCTGAATGGCACCTCGGTGGGGGATGAGACTCTGCGTCCGACCCAGCAGGTGCTGCTGCAGGCCCAGCAGGCGTTGCTTAACGCGCAGATCGAGCAGCAGCGCAAGAGCCTCGAAGGCAATACGGTGCTGCAGGATACCCTGCAGAAGCAGCGTGACTACGTCACCGCCTGGAGCAACCGGCTGGAGCATCAGCTGCAGCTGCTGCAGGAGGCGGTGAACAGCAAGCGGCTGACCCTGACTGAGAAAACCGCCCAGGAGGCGGTCACGCCCGACGAAACGGCGCGTATTCAGGCCAACCCGCTGGTCAAGCAGGAGCTGGATATCAACCACCAGCTGAGCGAGAAGCTGATTCAGGCGACGGAGAACGGCAACCAGCTGGTGCAGCGCAATATTCAGGTGAAGAACTGGCTCGACCGCGCCCTGCAGTCTGAACGGGATATTAAAGAGCAAATTTCTGTGCTCAAGGGCAGCCTGCTGCTGTCGCGCATTCTCTACCAGCAGCAGCAGACTCTGCCGTCGGCGGATGAGCTGCAGGATATGACCAATCGCATTGCCGATCTGCGGCTCGAACAGTTCGAGGTGAATCAGAAACGCGACGCGCTGTTCCAGAGCGATGCCTATGTCGCTAAGCTGGAAGAGGGGCACAGCGCTGAAGTAAACGATGAAGTGCACGCCGCGCTGCTGGAAGTGATCGACATGCGCCGGGAGCTGCTCGACCAGTTCAATAAACAGCTGGGGAATCAGCTGATGATGGCCATCAACCTGCAGATCAACCAGCAGCAGCTGATGAGCGTCTCGAGCAGCCTGAAAGAAATTCTGACCCAGCAAATTTTCTGGGTGAACAGCAATAAACCGATGGACTGGGAGTGGATTAAGGCCTTCCCGGAAGCGCTGAAAGGTCAGTTTAAGGCGATGAAAATCACCGTGAACTGGGAAAAAGCGTGGCCGGCGGTGTTTGTCGCTTTTCTTGCCGGATTGCCGCTGCTGCTGATTGCCGGCCTGATCCGCTGGCGTTTGCAGTGGCTCAAGGATTATCAGGCAAAGCTTGCTTCCCAGGTAGGCCAGCTGCGCAATGATACCCAACTGCATACGCCGAAGGCGATCCTTATCGACCTGATCCGCGCCTTACCAGTGGTGCTGGTGATTCTGGCGATTGGCCTGATCTTACTCACCATGCAGCTCAATATCAGTGCTCTACTGTGGGCATACAGTAAAAAGCTGGCGATGTTCTGGCTGGTGTTTGGCCTGTGCTGGAAAGTGCTGGAAAAGAACGGCGTAGCGGTCAGCCACTTTAATATGCCGGCGCAATTGACCAGCCACTGGCGGCGGCAGATTGTTCGCGTCAGCCTGGCGCTGCTGCCGCTGAATTTCTGGTCGGTGATTTCCGAGCTGTCGCCGCTGAACCTGATGGACGACGTGCTGGGGCAGCTGGTGATTTTCTTCAACTTACTGCTGATAGCGGTGCTGGTCTGGCCGATGTGCCGGGAAAGCTGGCGCGATAAAGAGTCGCACAGCCTGCGCCTGCTGACGATCACAGTGCTGTCTATCGTTCCGGTGGCCCTGATGGTGCTAACGGCGACCGGCTACTTCTACACCACGCTGCGCCTGGCGGGACGCTGGATCGAGACCGTCTATCTGGTCATGATCTGGAACCTGCTGTACCAGACTGTGCTGCGCGGCCTGAGCGTGGCGGCGCGGCGCATCGCCTGGCGCCGGGCGCTGGCGCGCCGTCAGCATCTGGTGAAGGAGGGCGCGGAAGGCGCCGAGCCGCAGGAGGAGCCGACTATCGCCCTCGAGCAGGTCAACCAGCAGACGTTACGCATCACCATGCTGGTGATGATCGCGCTGTTCGCGGTCATGTTCTGGGCGATTTGGTCGGATTTGATCACCGTTTTCGCCTATCTCGACAGCATTACCCTCTGGCATTACAACGGCACCGAGGCAGGGGCCAGCGTGGTGCGCAGCGTCACGATGGGCAGCCTGCTGTTTGCCATTGTGGCGTCGATGGTTGCCTGGGCGCTGATCCGCAACCTGCCGGGGCTGCTGGAGGTGCTGGTCCTGTCGCGGCTCAACATGCGCCAGGGGACTTCCTACGCCATTACCACCATTCTTAACTATGCGATTATCGCCATCGGGGCGATGACGGTATTCGGGTCGCTGGGCGTCTCATGGGATAAACTGCAATGGCTGGCGGCCGCGCTGTCGGTTGGTTTAGGTTTTGGTCTGCAGGAGATCTTCGGTAACTTCGTCTCCGGCCTGATTATTCTGTTCGAACGTCCGGTGCGCATTGGGGATACGGTGACTATCGGCACCTTCTCCGGTACGGTAAGCAAAATCCGTATTCGCGCCACCACCATCACCGACTTCGATCGCAAAGAGGTGATCATCCCGAACAAGGCGTTCGTTACCGAGCGCTTGATCAACTGGTCGCTCTCCGACACCGTGACCCGCGTGGTGATCCGCCTCGGCGTCGCCTACGGTTCCGATCTGGATAAGGTGAAGGAGGTGCTCCTGAAGGTCGCGCACGATCATCCGAAAGTGATGCAGGAGCCAGCGCCAGCGGTCTTCTTCACCACCTTCGGGGCCAGTACCCTGGATCATGAACTGCGTCTGTATGTCCGTGAACTGCGCGATCGCAGCTACACGGTGGATGAGCTCAACCGCGCCATCGACCGTCTGTGCCGGGAGAATGACATCAACATTGCCTTTAACCAGCTGGAAGTCCATCTGCGAAATGAAAAGGGCGACGAGGTCACGGAAGTGAAGCGGGACGGAAAGGGTGACGATTTAGCTCCCTCCGTCGCGTCTTAA
- the acrR gene encoding multidrug efflux transporter transcriptional repressor AcrR → MARKTKQQARETRQLILDVALRLFSQQGVSSTSLATIAKAAGVTRGAIYWHFKNKSDLFNEIWELSDASISDLEIEYRAKFPNDPLSVIREILVYVLEATVTEERRRLMMEIIFHKCEFVGEMTVVQQAQRQLSLASYERIEQTLKECIAAKLLPANLLTRRAAILMRSYLSGLMENWLFAPDSFDLHAEARDYVAILLEMYQFCPTLRGPENLSA, encoded by the coding sequence ATGGCACGAAAAACCAAACAACAGGCACGTGAAACCCGGCAACTGATTCTGGATGTTGCTCTGCGTCTGTTTTCGCAGCAAGGCGTATCATCTACCTCGTTGGCAACAATTGCAAAAGCTGCGGGTGTAACGAGGGGGGCTATCTACTGGCATTTCAAGAATAAATCAGATTTATTCAACGAAATTTGGGAGCTGTCAGACGCCAGTATTAGCGATCTCGAAATTGAGTATCGGGCAAAATTCCCTAACGATCCACTCTCAGTTATCAGGGAGATATTAGTCTATGTTCTTGAAGCGACGGTGACAGAGGAGCGCCGTCGGTTGATGATGGAGATTATCTTCCATAAGTGCGAATTCGTCGGTGAAATGACCGTGGTGCAGCAGGCCCAGCGGCAGTTATCCCTGGCGAGCTACGAGCGCATCGAGCAGACCTTGAAAGAGTGCATCGCCGCGAAGCTGTTGCCCGCCAATTTACTCACCCGGCGAGCGGCGATTTTAATGCGCAGCTATCTTTCCGGCCTGATGGAGAACTGGCTGTTTGCCCCCGACTCGTTCGACCTGCATGCGGAAGCGCGCGACTATGTTGCCATCCTGCTGGAGATGTATCAGTTCTGCCCCACGCTGCGCGGCCCGGAGAACCTGTCAGCGTAA
- the acrA gene encoding multidrug efflux RND transporter periplasmic adaptor subunit AcrA — protein sequence MNKNRGLTPLAVVLMLSGSLALTGCDDKPAQQGAQHMPEVGIVTLKSAPLQMTTELPGRTSAYRIAEVRPQVSGIILKRNFVEGSDIQAGVSLYQIDPATYQASYDSAKGDLAKAQAAANMDQLTVKRYQKLLGTKYISQQDYDTAVATAQQSNAAVVAAKAAVETARINLAYTKVTSPISGRIGKSAVTEGALVQNGQSTALATVQQLDPIYVDVTQSSNDFLRLKQELADGRLKQENGKAKVELVTNDGLKYPQSGTLEFSDVTVDQTTGSITLRAIFPNPDHTLLPGMFVRARLEEGVNPDALLVPQQGVTRTPRGDASVMVVGEGDKVEVRQVTASQAIGDKWLVTDGLKSGDRVIVTGLQKIKPGVQVKAQEVASDDKQQAAGNAPSEQTKS from the coding sequence ATGAACAAAAACAGAGGGTTAACGCCTCTGGCGGTCGTTCTGATGCTCTCAGGCAGCTTAGCGCTAACAGGATGTGACGATAAACCGGCTCAACAGGGAGCCCAGCACATGCCGGAAGTCGGTATTGTGACGCTCAAATCCGCACCTCTACAAATGACCACCGAACTGCCAGGCCGCACCAGCGCCTATCGCATTGCGGAAGTCCGCCCTCAGGTCAGTGGCATTATTTTGAAACGTAACTTCGTCGAAGGTAGCGATATCCAGGCCGGCGTCTCCCTGTATCAGATCGATCCAGCCACCTATCAGGCCAGCTATGACAGCGCCAAAGGCGACCTGGCAAAAGCCCAGGCGGCGGCAAACATGGATCAACTGACGGTCAAGCGTTATCAGAAACTGTTAGGCACTAAGTATATCAGTCAACAAGACTACGATACCGCCGTCGCAACGGCGCAGCAGAGCAATGCGGCCGTGGTCGCGGCGAAAGCGGCCGTGGAAACCGCGCGCATCAATCTGGCCTACACCAAAGTCACCTCGCCGATCAGCGGCCGCATTGGTAAATCCGCGGTGACCGAAGGGGCGCTGGTGCAGAATGGTCAGTCAACCGCTCTGGCAACCGTTCAGCAGCTGGATCCGATCTATGTTGACGTCACCCAGTCGAGCAATGATTTCCTGCGCCTGAAACAGGAGCTGGCCGATGGCCGTCTGAAACAGGAAAACGGTAAAGCGAAAGTGGAGCTGGTGACTAACGACGGTCTTAAGTATCCGCAGTCCGGCACCCTGGAGTTCTCGGATGTGACTGTCGACCAGACCACCGGCTCTATCACGCTGCGCGCCATTTTCCCCAACCCGGATCACACCCTGTTACCGGGGATGTTTGTCCGCGCGCGTCTGGAAGAAGGGGTTAACCCTGACGCCCTGCTGGTGCCGCAACAGGGCGTGACCCGTACGCCGCGCGGTGACGCCAGCGTCATGGTAGTGGGTGAAGGCGATAAGGTCGAAGTCCGCCAGGTCACTGCTTCTCAAGCGATTGGCGATAAATGGCTGGTCACTGACGGTCTGAAATCCGGCGATCGCGTTATCGTCACCGGCCTGCAAAAAATCAAACCAGGCGTGCAGGTAAAAGCGCAGGAAGTAGCTTCTGATGATAAACAGCAAGCCGCAGGCAACGCGCCATCAGAACAAACCAAGTCTTAA